A window from Variovorax sp. PBL-E5 encodes these proteins:
- a CDS encoding NAD(P)/FAD-dependent oxidoreductase, which yields MSSFDAVVVGAGAAGLFCAAVAGQRGLKVLLLDHGERIAEKIRISGGGRANFTNRDLDVRAPQRHFIGDNPNFCRSALSRYTPQQFIALVERHGIAFHEKHKGQLFCDGPSQQIIDMLLAECASGSVAHWQPCGVRDIAFSDEGGYRIDTDRGEVRTPKLVIATGGLSIPQIGASDFGYRIAAQFGLRVVTPRPALVPLTFGGEGWAPYAGLAGLALPVQIETGSRKERMAFVEDLLFTHRGLSGPAVLQISSYWRPGMPLTIDFAPGVEVASALAEAKRLSRKRIANELAALVPSRLADAWVGQDSALQRPINEAADRALHALAERIARWQITPSGTEGYRKAEVTAGGIDTRELSSQTMESKQPGLCFIGEVVDVTGWLGGYNFQWAWASAHACATAL from the coding sequence TTGAGTTCGTTCGACGCCGTCGTCGTCGGCGCGGGCGCCGCAGGCCTGTTCTGCGCCGCCGTGGCCGGCCAGCGCGGCCTGAAGGTGCTGCTGCTCGACCACGGCGAGCGCATCGCCGAGAAGATCCGCATCTCGGGCGGCGGCCGCGCCAACTTCACCAACCGCGACCTCGACGTGCGCGCGCCGCAGCGCCACTTCATCGGCGACAACCCGAACTTCTGCCGCTCGGCGCTGTCGCGCTACACGCCGCAGCAGTTCATCGCGCTGGTCGAGCGCCACGGCATCGCCTTTCACGAGAAGCACAAGGGCCAGCTGTTCTGCGACGGCCCTTCGCAGCAGATCATCGACATGCTGCTGGCCGAGTGCGCCAGCGGCAGCGTCGCGCACTGGCAGCCCTGCGGCGTGCGCGACATCGCCTTCTCGGACGAAGGCGGCTACCGGATCGACACCGATCGCGGCGAAGTCCGTACGCCCAAGCTGGTGATCGCCACCGGCGGGCTGTCGATCCCGCAGATCGGCGCCAGCGACTTCGGCTACCGCATCGCGGCGCAATTCGGGCTGCGCGTGGTCACGCCGCGCCCGGCCCTCGTGCCGCTGACCTTCGGCGGCGAAGGCTGGGCGCCCTACGCAGGACTGGCCGGCCTCGCGCTGCCGGTGCAGATCGAGACCGGCAGCCGGAAGGAGCGCATGGCCTTCGTCGAAGACCTGCTCTTCACCCATCGCGGCCTGTCGGGCCCCGCGGTGTTGCAGATCTCGAGCTACTGGCGGCCGGGCATGCCGCTCACGATCGACTTCGCGCCCGGCGTGGAGGTCGCGTCCGCGCTGGCCGAGGCCAAGCGCCTGTCGCGCAAGCGCATTGCCAACGAGCTCGCCGCGCTGGTGCCGTCGCGGCTCGCCGATGCCTGGGTCGGCCAGGACAGCGCGCTGCAACGGCCCATCAACGAAGCCGCCGACCGCGCCCTCCACGCGCTGGCCGAGCGCATCGCGCGCTGGCAGATCACGCCCAGCGGCACCGAGGGCTACCGCAAGGCCGAAGTCACCGCCGGCGGCATCGACACCCGCGAGCTCTCGTCGCAGACCATGGAATCGAAACAGCCCGGCCTCTGCTTCATCGGCGAGGTGGTCGACGTCACCGGCTGGCTCGGCGGCTACAACTTCCAGTGGGCCTGGGCCAGCGCGCATGCCTGCGCCACGGCCCTCTGA
- the rpsU gene encoding 30S ribosomal protein S21 — protein sequence MTTIRVKENEPFDVALRRFKRTIEKLGLLTDLRAREFYEKPTAERKRKKAAAVKRHYKRVRSMQLPKKLY from the coding sequence ATGACCACCATCCGCGTTAAAGAAAACGAGCCTTTCGACGTCGCACTGCGCCGCTTCAAGCGCACCATCGAAAAGCTCGGCCTGCTGACCGACCTGCGCGCCCGCGAGTTCTACGAAAAGCCGACCGCCGAGCGCAAGCGCAAGAAGGCCGCAGCCGTCAAGCGCCATTACAAGCGCGTGCGCAGCATGCAGCTTCCCAAGAAGCTGTACTGA
- a CDS encoding GatB/YqeY domain-containing protein — protein MSLKDQITEDMKTAMRAKDAERLGTIRLLLAALKQKEVDERIVLDDAMVVAIVDKLVKQRKDSVAAFTQGGRIDLADKEAAEIKVLEVYLPQRMSADEIATEVKAIVAELGAKGPGDMGKVMGAVKTRLAGKADMGLVSSAVKAALSGA, from the coding sequence ATGAGCCTCAAGGACCAGATCACCGAAGACATGAAGACCGCGATGCGCGCCAAGGACGCCGAGCGCCTGGGCACCATCCGCCTGCTGCTCGCGGCCCTCAAGCAGAAGGAAGTCGACGAGCGCATCGTGCTCGACGACGCGATGGTGGTGGCCATCGTCGACAAGCTGGTCAAGCAGCGCAAGGATTCGGTCGCCGCATTCACCCAGGGCGGCCGCATCGACCTGGCCGACAAGGAAGCCGCCGAGATCAAGGTGCTGGAGGTCTACCTGCCCCAGCGCATGAGCGCCGACGAGATCGCGACCGAGGTCAAGGCGATCGTGGCCGAGCTCGGCGCCAAGGGCCCGGGCGACATGGGCAAGGTGATGGGCGCGGTCAAGACGCGCCTGGCCGGCAAGGCCGACATGGGCCTGGTCAGCAGCGCCGTGAAGGCTGCTCTTTCGGGCGCCTGA
- a CDS encoding NUDIX domain-containing protein — protein sequence MTTRIVHKACACLVDGRGRLLVFHHPDDGNIQLPKGTVEPGEAPEDAVRRELLEESGIRHTGPLQSLGTLDRDCEAGVEGSKRRHPQLWHLYLMRAEGPLPERFDHIATGSPDEEGLVFSFSWLAPDAPLDGFATPYANAIAKVRAALSAT from the coding sequence ATGACGACACGCATCGTCCACAAGGCCTGTGCCTGCCTGGTGGACGGGCGCGGCCGGCTGCTGGTGTTCCATCACCCGGACGACGGGAACATCCAGTTGCCCAAGGGCACGGTCGAGCCCGGCGAGGCGCCCGAGGACGCCGTGCGGCGCGAACTGCTGGAGGAATCCGGCATCCGCCACACCGGCCCGTTGCAATCCCTCGGCACGCTCGACCGCGACTGCGAAGCCGGCGTGGAGGGCAGCAAGCGCCGGCATCCGCAGCTCTGGCACCTGTACCTGATGCGCGCCGAAGGCCCGCTGCCCGAACGCTTCGACCACATCGCCACGGGCAGCCCCGACGAAGAGGGCCTGGTCTTCAGTTTCAGCTGGCTGGCGCCGGATGCGCCGCTCGACGGCTTCGCGACGCCCTACGCGAATGCGATCGCCAAAGTCCGTGCAGCACTGTCCGCGACTTAG
- the pmbA gene encoding metalloprotease PmbA — protein sequence MSTSSSRADSGFAYSRSFFENLVDSALAHAKRLGATDAGAEASEGCGLSVSVRKGELENVERNRDKSLGITVYVGKRRGNASTSDFSDAAVAQTVQAAYDIARFTAEDPVSGLPDADDIAREQPDLDLFHPWDVTSEQAAALALECEAAALSTDKRITNSEGAGVSAQQSHFFSAHTHGFRGGYASSRHSISVAPIAGRGDGMQRDAWYSSMRSADELASPQAVGRYAAERALSRLKSRKIKTTQCPVLFESPLAAGLLGGLVQAVSGGALYRKSSFLLDSLGKQVLPKHLDVAEDPHILRGKGSSPFDDEGVITRRRKVVDAGRLEGYFLSTYSARKLGMKTTGNAGGSHNLTLTSRLTKAGDDLDAMLAKLGTGLFVIELMGQGVNYVTGDYSRGASGFWVEKGRIAFPVQEITIAGNLKDMLLGIEAVGADAYNYGAKTTGSLLINRMKIAGS from the coding sequence ATGAGCACATCTTCCTCGCGCGCCGACTCCGGCTTCGCCTACAGCCGCTCCTTCTTCGAAAACCTGGTCGATTCGGCCCTGGCGCACGCCAAAAGGCTGGGCGCCACCGACGCCGGCGCCGAGGCGTCCGAGGGCTGCGGCCTGAGCGTCTCGGTGCGCAAGGGTGAACTCGAGAATGTCGAGCGCAACCGCGACAAGTCGCTGGGCATCACGGTCTATGTGGGCAAGCGGCGCGGCAATGCCAGCACCTCGGACTTTTCCGACGCGGCGGTCGCGCAGACCGTCCAGGCGGCCTACGACATCGCGCGCTTCACGGCCGAAGACCCGGTCAGCGGCCTGCCCGACGCGGACGACATCGCACGCGAGCAGCCCGATCTCGATCTGTTCCATCCCTGGGACGTGACGAGCGAGCAGGCGGCTGCGCTGGCGCTCGAATGCGAGGCCGCGGCGCTCTCAACCGACAAGCGCATCACCAACAGCGAAGGGGCGGGCGTCTCGGCGCAGCAGAGCCACTTCTTCAGCGCCCATACGCACGGCTTTCGCGGCGGCTACGCGAGCTCGCGCCATTCGATCTCGGTGGCACCGATCGCCGGCCGTGGCGACGGCATGCAGCGCGACGCCTGGTACAGCTCGATGCGATCGGCCGACGAGCTTGCAAGCCCGCAGGCGGTGGGCCGCTATGCGGCCGAGCGCGCGCTGAGCCGGCTCAAGTCCCGCAAGATCAAGACGACGCAGTGCCCGGTGTTGTTCGAATCGCCGCTGGCCGCGGGCCTGCTCGGCGGGCTGGTGCAGGCCGTCAGCGGCGGTGCGCTCTACCGCAAGAGCAGCTTCCTGCTCGATTCGCTGGGCAAGCAGGTGCTGCCCAAGCACCTGGATGTGGCCGAGGACCCGCACATCCTGCGCGGCAAGGGCAGCTCGCCCTTCGACGACGAAGGCGTGATCACCCGGCGGCGCAAGGTGGTCGATGCGGGGCGGCTCGAGGGCTATTTCCTCAGCACCTATTCGGCACGCAAGCTGGGCATGAAGACCACCGGCAATGCGGGCGGCTCGCACAACCTCACGCTGACCTCGCGATTGACGAAGGCAGGCGACGACCTGGATGCGATGCTTGCCAAGCTGGGCACCGGCCTGTTCGTGATCGAGCTGATGGGGCAGGGCGTCAACTACGTGACGGGCGACTATTCGCGCGGCGCGAGCGGCTTCTGGGTCGAGAAGGGGCGCATCGCGTTCCCGGTGCAGGAGATCACGATCGCCGGCAACCTCAAGGACATGCTGCTCGGCATCGAGGCGGTCGGGGCCGATGCGTACAACTACGGTGCCAAGACCACCGGGTCGCTGCTCATCAACCGCATGAAGATTGCCGGTAGCTAA
- the yjgA gene encoding ribosome biogenesis factor YjgA yields MSRKPKKGYFVRGQFVAEGSELDLELKRELKGTDAASKTDLKRESTELQALGEALLGLRAGLFDKLDLGEKLRDAIEEARRITNFEGKRRQMQFVGKLMRGLDAATLDAVRAALDEQNRGPAQETAALHDAERWRDRIIADDDALGGWIETHPDTDAQQLRALVRQARKDIKAGPPGEAPRQAKAYREVFRIVRAQLSVHGTDDHAAEAAEQSREEDA; encoded by the coding sequence ATGTCCCGCAAACCCAAAAAAGGCTATTTCGTCCGCGGCCAGTTCGTGGCGGAAGGCAGTGAGCTCGATCTGGAGCTCAAGCGCGAGCTCAAGGGCACCGATGCCGCCAGCAAGACCGATCTCAAGCGCGAGAGCACGGAGCTGCAGGCGCTGGGCGAAGCCCTGCTCGGGCTGCGCGCAGGTCTCTTCGACAAGCTCGACCTCGGCGAGAAGCTGCGCGACGCCATCGAAGAGGCCCGGCGCATCACCAATTTCGAAGGCAAACGCCGCCAGATGCAGTTCGTCGGCAAGCTGATGCGCGGGCTCGACGCGGCCACGCTCGATGCGGTGCGCGCTGCGCTCGACGAGCAGAACCGCGGCCCGGCCCAGGAAACCGCCGCGCTGCACGATGCCGAGCGCTGGCGCGACCGCATCATCGCCGACGACGACGCGCTCGGCGGCTGGATCGAAACCCATCCCGACACCGACGCCCAGCAGCTGCGCGCGCTGGTGCGCCAGGCGCGCAAGGACATCAAGGCCGGCCCGCCCGGCGAGGCGCCGCGGCAGGCCAAGGCCTACCGCGAGGTGTTCCGGATCGTGCGCGCGCAGCTGAGCGTGCACGGCACGGATGACCATGCCGCCGAGGCCGCCGAGCAGTCACGCGAGGAGGACGCATGA
- the mog gene encoding molybdopterin adenylyltransferase, with product MDPVRIGIVSVSDRASSGVYEDKGLPALQEWLQRALRNPITFAARLIPDDEAAISAALIELVDAGCALVLTTGGTGPALRDVTPEATLAVAHKTMPGFGEQMRQISLHFVPTAILSRQVAVIRDKSLIINLPGQPKSIAETLEGLKNADGSQAVPGIFAAVPYCIDLIGGPYLEADDAVCKAFRPKSAIRAAART from the coding sequence ATGGACCCCGTGCGCATCGGCATCGTCTCGGTCAGCGACCGTGCATCGAGCGGCGTCTACGAGGACAAGGGCCTGCCCGCACTGCAGGAATGGCTGCAACGCGCGCTGCGCAATCCCATCACCTTCGCGGCACGGCTGATACCGGACGACGAGGCCGCCATCAGCGCCGCGCTGATCGAGCTGGTCGACGCCGGCTGCGCGCTGGTGCTGACCACCGGCGGCACCGGGCCGGCACTGCGCGACGTAACGCCCGAGGCCACGCTGGCCGTCGCGCACAAGACGATGCCCGGCTTCGGCGAACAGATGCGCCAGATCAGCCTGCACTTCGTGCCGACCGCGATCCTGTCGCGCCAGGTCGCGGTGATCCGCGACAAGAGCCTGATCATCAACCTGCCCGGCCAGCCGAAATCCATCGCCGAGACGCTCGAAGGCCTGAAGAACGCCGACGGCTCGCAAGCCGTGCCCGGCATCTTCGCCGCCGTGCCCTACTGCATCGACCTGATCGGCGGCCCCTACCTCGAGGCCGACGACGCGGTGTGCAAGGCCTTCCGGCCCAAGTCGGCGATCAGGGCAGCAGCTCGAACTTGA
- a CDS encoding ABC transporter substrate-binding protein gives MKTVFRLAAIGCSLSVLSLLAHADQWDEISQRKELRCGTFADVPPFAAPDPKTREMVGHDVDLCNALAKQLGVTAKVTPLSVEARVPEVKLGRVDVTIANLAYTKSRGEQIQFSDPYYVAKEMLAVKASDPGTTKADYKGKRLSSTKGSTSELSIKMNGSEPVTFQDTGSAFMAVQQNKSVGMVANTMTITKLVNQSKTDGVPLKMIKDPMVLQPIGIGMKKDEPVLLAKVNAALYALEKSGELDRLWAKWLGPNTEYKMVREEKVMPLADLKFELLP, from the coding sequence ATGAAGACCGTCTTTCGTCTCGCCGCCATCGGTTGCAGCCTTTCCGTGCTGTCCCTACTGGCCCATGCCGACCAGTGGGACGAGATCAGCCAGCGCAAGGAGCTGCGATGCGGCACCTTCGCCGACGTGCCGCCCTTCGCCGCGCCGGATCCGAAGACGCGCGAGATGGTCGGCCACGACGTCGACCTCTGCAACGCGCTGGCCAAGCAGCTCGGCGTCACCGCCAAGGTCACGCCGCTCTCGGTGGAAGCGCGCGTGCCCGAGGTCAAGCTCGGCCGCGTCGACGTGACCATCGCCAACCTGGCCTACACCAAGAGCCGCGGCGAGCAGATCCAGTTCAGCGATCCGTACTACGTCGCCAAGGAAATGCTCGCGGTGAAGGCCTCCGACCCGGGCACCACCAAGGCCGACTACAAGGGCAAGCGGCTGAGCTCGACCAAGGGCTCGACCTCGGAGCTGTCGATCAAGATGAACGGCTCGGAGCCGGTGACCTTCCAGGACACGGGCTCGGCCTTCATGGCCGTGCAGCAGAACAAGTCGGTGGGCATGGTCGCCAACACCATGACCATCACCAAGCTGGTCAATCAGTCGAAGACCGACGGCGTGCCGCTGAAGATGATCAAGGATCCGATGGTGCTGCAGCCGATCGGCATCGGCATGAAGAAGGACGAGCCGGTGCTGCTCGCCAAGGTCAATGCGGCGCTCTACGCGCTCGAGAAGTCGGGCGAGCTCGACCGGCTGTGGGCGAAGTGGCTCGGCCCGAACACCGAATACAAGATGGTGCGCGAAGAGAAGGTCATGCCGCTGGCCGACCTCAAGTTCGAGCTGCTGCCCTGA
- a CDS encoding amino acid ABC transporter ATP-binding protein: MILFSHIDKWYGDYQALADINAEVKKGEVVVVCGPSGSGKSTLIRTVNRLEEIGKGQLLFDGHDIHAPMRSAALNRLRSRIGFVFQSFNLFPHLSVLENIMLSPMRVLGVKRADAKAKAAQLLERVGLSNKAGAYPAQLSGGQQQRVAIARALAMEPPAMLFDEPTSALDPEMVGEVLSVMRSLADEGMTMMCVTHEMNFARDVADRVWFMDAGRILEEADPETFFNSPQHPRAKRFLSDLRAH, from the coding sequence ATGATCCTGTTCTCCCACATCGACAAGTGGTACGGCGACTACCAGGCGCTGGCCGACATCAACGCCGAGGTGAAGAAGGGCGAGGTGGTGGTCGTGTGCGGGCCTTCGGGCTCGGGCAAGTCGACCTTGATCCGCACCGTCAACCGGCTTGAAGAGATCGGCAAGGGGCAACTGCTGTTCGACGGCCACGACATTCACGCGCCGATGCGCAGCGCTGCGCTCAACCGGCTGCGCAGCCGCATCGGCTTCGTGTTCCAGAGCTTCAACCTGTTCCCGCATCTGTCGGTGCTGGAGAACATCATGCTGTCGCCGATGCGCGTGCTCGGCGTGAAGCGCGCGGATGCCAAGGCCAAGGCCGCGCAGCTGCTGGAGCGTGTCGGCCTCTCGAACAAGGCGGGCGCCTATCCGGCGCAGCTCTCGGGCGGCCAGCAGCAGCGCGTGGCGATCGCGCGTGCGCTCGCGATGGAGCCGCCGGCGATGCTGTTCGACGAACCCACGAGCGCGCTCGACCCCGAGATGGTGGGCGAGGTGCTCTCGGTGATGCGCAGCCTCGCCGACGAAGGCATGACCATGATGTGCGTCACGCACGAGATGAATTTCGCGCGCGACGTGGCCGATCGCGTGTGGTTCATGGACGCGGGGCGGATTCTTGAAGAGGCGGATCCGGAGACCTTCTTCAACAGCCCTCAGCATCCGCGTGCCAAGCGCTTCTTGTCCGATCTGCGAGCGCATTGA
- a CDS encoding amino acid ABC transporter permease has translation MYSVYEILRDNWLLLLVGQYPSGPLGGIVATLILSVLGIVLAFPLSVLLALARLSPWRALRWPAAVLVYVVRGVPLLMVILWVYFLVPILVGREVSGFTTMLCTLVIYEGAYLSEVVRAGILALPKGQTEAARALGHSHLGTMWSVILPQALYNMLPSMLSQFISTIKETTLGYVINVQELTFAANQINNQLLTKPFQVFFILAMTYYVVCFSLTQLAQWVERRIAHKRLGAKTAALPGGDVSLPPPIVANP, from the coding sequence ATGTACAGCGTCTACGAAATCCTTCGCGACAACTGGCTGCTGCTGCTGGTCGGGCAGTATCCGAGCGGCCCGCTCGGCGGCATCGTCGCCACGCTGATCCTGTCGGTGCTGGGCATCGTGCTGGCCTTCCCGCTGTCGGTGCTGCTGGCGCTGGCGCGGCTGTCGCCGTGGCGCGCGCTGCGCTGGCCCGCGGCGGTGCTGGTGTACGTGGTGCGCGGCGTGCCGCTCCTGATGGTGATCCTGTGGGTCTACTTCCTGGTGCCGATCCTGGTCGGGCGCGAGGTCTCGGGCTTCACCACCATGCTGTGCACGCTGGTGATCTACGAGGGCGCCTACCTGTCCGAGGTGGTGCGCGCCGGCATCCTGGCGCTGCCCAAGGGCCAGACCGAGGCCGCGCGCGCGCTCGGCCACAGCCACCTCGGCACGATGTGGTCGGTGATCCTGCCGCAGGCGCTCTACAACATGCTGCCGAGCATGCTGAGCCAGTTCATCTCGACCATCAAGGAAACCACGCTGGGCTACGTGATCAACGTGCAGGAACTCACCTTCGCGGCCAACCAGATCAACAACCAGCTGCTGACCAAGCCGTTCCAGGTCTTCTTCATCCTGGCGATGACCTACTACGTCGTCTGCTTCAGCCTCACGCAGCTCGCGCAGTGGGTGGAGCGGCGCATCGCCCACAAGCGGCTCGGCGCGAAGACGGCGGCGCTGCCCGGCGGCGACGTGTCCCTGCCGCCGCCCATCGTCGCAAATCCCTGA
- a CDS encoding amino acid ABC transporter permease — protein sequence MKDFDLIAVLMKPEFGAMLLHGVEATLQIAAGSWLLAMAIALALLVVRLTTHPVAERVVAAYVSYHRNVPTLVQLMFWYFGIFSLLPDALQGWLSAHNAELLLSIVALGLCQAAYFSEDMRSGLRSIPPGQSEAARALGHGYIGAMRHVLLPQAIRNAVPALVNHSVSLFKNSSLAMAIGVAELTHAVKEIESQSFRAFEAYSVATLLYLFFSLLIMAGGAWLARRYRIVGAR from the coding sequence ATGAAGGACTTCGACCTGATCGCCGTCTTGATGAAGCCGGAATTCGGCGCCATGCTGCTGCACGGCGTGGAGGCCACGCTGCAGATCGCGGCCGGCTCGTGGCTGCTCGCGATGGCGATCGCGCTGGCGCTGCTGGTGGTGCGGCTCACCACCCACCCGGTGGCCGAGCGCGTGGTCGCGGCCTATGTCTCCTACCACCGCAACGTGCCGACGCTGGTGCAGCTGATGTTCTGGTACTTCGGCATCTTCAGCCTGCTGCCCGATGCGCTGCAAGGCTGGCTTTCGGCGCACAACGCCGAGCTGCTGCTGTCGATCGTCGCGCTCGGCCTCTGCCAGGCCGCGTACTTCAGCGAGGACATGCGCTCCGGTCTGCGTTCCATTCCGCCCGGGCAGTCCGAGGCGGCGCGTGCGCTGGGCCACGGCTACATCGGCGCGATGCGCCATGTGCTGCTGCCGCAGGCGATCCGCAACGCGGTGCCGGCGCTGGTCAATCACAGCGTGTCGCTGTTCAAGAACAGCAGCCTCGCGATGGCGATCGGCGTCGCCGAGTTGACGCATGCGGTGAAGGAAATCGAGAGCCAGAGCTTCCGCGCCTTCGAGGCCTACAGCGTGGCGACCCTCCTCTACCTGTTCTTCTCGCTGCTGATCATGGCCGGCGGCGCGTGGCTGGCCCGGCGCTATCGCATCGTCGGAGCGAGGTGA
- a CDS encoding SDR family oxidoreductase, which yields MPFSDYKTALVTGASSGIGAAVVERLCKEGLTVHALARSAGKLAELAERTGCIPQALDVSDLAGITALTKKVEFDVLVNSAGVDRPGSILKADAEGIDLLIDVNLRAVLHLCRLVLPGMVARDRGHVVNISSIAAAYNFGGNSTYHATKAAVSMLSRQLRIDAYGKRVRVTEICPGRVATDIFAHVHGDSDEIRARFIDGFELPQAADIADAIAFAIAAPIAVNVGHMEITPTLQVPGGLSTARPEAPQA from the coding sequence ATGCCTTTTTCCGATTACAAGACCGCACTGGTGACCGGCGCCTCCTCGGGCATCGGGGCCGCGGTGGTCGAGCGCCTGTGCAAGGAAGGCCTCACGGTCCACGCGCTGGCACGCAGTGCCGGCAAGCTGGCCGAGCTGGCCGAACGCACCGGCTGCATCCCGCAGGCCCTCGACGTCAGCGATCTCGCGGGCATCACCGCGCTGACGAAGAAGGTCGAGTTCGACGTGCTGGTCAACAGTGCCGGCGTCGACCGGCCGGGCTCGATCCTGAAGGCAGATGCCGAGGGCATCGACCTGCTGATCGACGTCAACCTGCGCGCGGTGCTGCACCTGTGCCGGCTGGTGCTGCCGGGCATGGTGGCGCGCGACCGCGGCCACGTGGTCAACATCAGCTCCATCGCGGCGGCCTACAACTTCGGCGGCAACAGCACCTACCACGCGACCAAGGCCGCGGTCAGCATGCTGTCGCGCCAATTGCGCATCGATGCCTACGGCAAGCGCGTGCGCGTGACCGAGATCTGCCCCGGCCGCGTGGCCACCGACATCTTCGCGCACGTGCATGGCGATTCGGACGAGATCCGCGCGCGCTTCATCGACGGCTTCGAGCTGCCGCAGGCCGCGGACATCGCCGATGCGATCGCCTTCGCGATCGCCGCGCCGATCGCGGTCAACGTCGGCCACATGGAAATCACGCCCACGCTGCAGGTGCCGGGCGGCCTGTCCACCGCGCGGCCCGAGGCGCCGCAGGCCTGA
- a CDS encoding LamB/YcsF family protein gives MDIDLNADLGEGFGPWRMGEDESLLEIVSSANVACGFHAGDPVIMERTVRMAKARGVDVGAHVGFPDLLGFGRRPMQIDVKELASYVLYQLGALAGMARTAGHRMTHMSFHGALGNMAAADAALAGPLVRAVADFDPALIVSTSASRAIEDAARDCGLRVAITFLADRACHADGLLVPRKLPDSVIHDRDIVLARVRQLLAQGTVTAYDGQTIPMEANSILLHGDTPGAVALARTVREVVEQAGRIVPISRQLA, from the coding sequence ATGGACATCGATCTGAACGCCGATCTCGGCGAGGGCTTCGGCCCCTGGCGCATGGGGGAGGACGAGTCGCTGCTGGAGATCGTCTCCTCCGCCAACGTGGCCTGCGGCTTCCATGCCGGCGATCCGGTCATCATGGAGCGCACGGTGCGCATGGCGAAGGCGCGCGGCGTCGATGTCGGCGCGCATGTGGGTTTTCCCGACCTGCTCGGATTCGGACGGCGGCCGATGCAGATCGACGTGAAGGAGCTCGCGAGCTACGTGCTCTACCAGCTCGGTGCGCTGGCCGGCATGGCGCGCACCGCGGGACACCGCATGACGCACATGAGCTTCCACGGCGCGCTCGGCAACATGGCCGCGGCCGACGCCGCGCTGGCCGGGCCGCTGGTGCGCGCGGTCGCGGACTTCGACCCCGCACTGATCGTCAGCACCTCGGCCAGCCGCGCGATCGAGGATGCGGCGCGCGATTGCGGCCTGCGCGTCGCGATCACCTTCCTGGCCGACCGCGCCTGCCATGCCGACGGTCTCCTGGTGCCGCGCAAGCTGCCCGATTCGGTGATCCATGACCGCGACATCGTGCTGGCCCGCGTGCGCCAGCTGCTGGCCCAGGGCACCGTCACCGCCTACGACGGCCAGACGATTCCGATGGAGGCGAACTCGATCCTGCTGCATGGCGACACGCCGGGCGCGGTGGCGCTCGCGCGCACGGTGCGCGAGGTGGTCGAACAGGCCGGGCGCATCGTGCCGATCTCGCGCCAGCTTGCATGA
- a CDS encoding acetyl-CoA carboxylase biotin carboxyl carrier protein codes for MKTPAELEQLTAWLAQTDIGLLELRMPGGTVRLDNPRATARAVAPGTVIAASSVGVFLHAHPLAEAPLVRAGERVRAGQPVGLLRIGPLLLPVAALRDGVVAAMRAADGTPVGYGTALVELQAP; via the coding sequence ATGAAGACGCCCGCCGAGCTGGAACAGCTCACGGCCTGGCTCGCGCAGACCGACATCGGCCTGCTGGAGCTGCGCATGCCCGGCGGCACGGTGCGGCTCGACAACCCGCGCGCCACCGCACGCGCAGTGGCGCCCGGCACGGTGATCGCCGCGTCGTCGGTCGGCGTGTTCCTGCACGCCCATCCGCTCGCCGAAGCGCCCCTCGTGCGCGCGGGCGAACGCGTGCGTGCAGGACAGCCCGTGGGCCTGCTGCGCATCGGCCCGCTGCTGCTGCCGGTCGCCGCGCTGCGCGACGGCGTGGTCGCGGCCATGCGCGCGGCCGACGGCACGCCGGTCGGCTACGGCACGGCACTGGTCGAACTGCAAGCGCCCTGA